The genomic DNA GCTTCTGGATCTATTTCCAATAGACTGGAATGCGCCGCGATTGCTGGCAGTGCCAAGTTATGCTGTTGGAACAGGGATGCGATCCGTTTCCGTTCTGGGGCATCAAGCACGCTAAGTTCAGTCGTAAAGCGTGGGATAATGGTGAGTTCAACGCCATCGTATCCGAGGCTAGCGAGATGGGCGAGAGCAGTGTCTATGGGAACCGTGGGCATCCCCCATGTACTATATCCGATTTTCATTTTTTAAATTATGGCCTCCTGGGCTGCGCTCCATTACATTACGCGCAGATTTCCGCTTAAACCGCGGCTGGGTTTGGAAGTTTGTACGTTTTTTTCTATGTATCTCCTGAAGACGGCAGCTCGCAACAATACGCAGAAATACCGGATTTAGTCTGGGAATAGGCTCAATCCGTTCCTTGTATTACATTTCCGTAGCACCAGAACGGATGCGCGTGTGGCGTCCGAGGACAACGTGTGGACTTGCGGGACAATGTATTAGATTTCCATTCCTTGTATTACATTGCAAAAACACGCGGGCGGGTATACGGAATGGCACCTTCACCGCACAACCCACCTAACCGAACCGCAAGGTATAATTAAAAGGTGCCGAGCCAGTCGTTTATTAAAAAACCGGCGCGATGAATCAAGAGTGCGACACGTCCCATGACGGTGTTACCGAACGCGGCACCGAATCCTACCATGAGGAAGGCAATCCCAATTTTCGACAGCCATCCGACAGGCCCCTGATGCTCCACAGAGAAAAAGAAATAGATGAGCGTACAAATCAGACCTATGACTATAAGAACCGCTCCGATAATATCGCCAAGGGGTAGCGGCCCGGCATGCATTTGTGCAAAGGGTGTAAGTGTGCCGTGTGTCTGCTCAAAAATATTGGCCCGCAGCATATTCGGAATGGCAATTCCAGAGTTAAAGCCGATGAGGATAGCAATAGGGTAGCGAATTAGCCATGCCTGCCGTGGGGACAACCGAGCAAAAAAGAGCAAACCGATGCCAATCGGAAATATTTTGAATAAACCGCTAAGGGCTTCGCTTGTTTCTGGTGTGGCTTCACCTGCTATTTGGGTCCCCAGTGCCCCCACTGCCTCAGCTAACGGATTCCAGGCTAACGGTATGAATCCTTGATGAATGGTAATGACGATACTATATCCAACTGATATTCCCACGAAGAGATGTTCTGCGAACCGATAGAACGGGTTATCTCGATAGAGGAAACTGTAGATGCAAAGCGTTAAGAGTGCGGCAATCCAGATACCAAAAATTTCCATTAATTTACTCCTCCCGCCTTCGATGCATGAAAAAAGCGATGTTGCCCAGGATAACCAGTCCGATCAGTAAAACATGCACGAAGGACGCTGTATTTAAGCCGACAGTTCCATCCCCAGGGGCGTTTAACAGTTTCTCGTACTCAGTGGCACCCAAATACCCCGGCATCAAACCGATCAATTGTCCGGTTTGCAGGAACGGATACATTTGTGCGATAATCACACCCGTAACGCCTGCAGCAATCTTTAAACCGTATCTTGTATTTGCGTAAACAATCCAGGCTTCTGTCGAACTTCCAGCGGCAAGGTCAAGTAGCAAAGCAATTTGGTCGTAGTTCGTAATATTTTTCATCATCGGGATTTCATTCATTGCCGTTCCACTGTAATCGGTTTCAAAAACACTAGCGATACTGTTCCCCATCCCAAGGATGACCTGCAACGCTCCAGGGCGGTATCCCAAAAAAATGTAATCTTCTCCGTAAACTGCCCCGTTTTCCGCAGCAATCCTTTGCATGAGTCCGTGAGCCAAGGTGGGCATATTCGCATAAAGCGTCACTCCGATAACGTTCACCCCTTTATTAAAACAGTGCCGTAGCACCGCTTTTGCCATTGGTTCTGGTTCGGCTAAAGAGGAAGGCCCGTAATCGAAAGCGATTATAATGGTCTCCCCGGGAGAAAGTTCGTCAATATAGTCATAAAGTTTCTGGGCAGGTTCAGACACCCGCGTGGGTAACCTGATCGGAATAAGCGTTGGGATGATAACGACTACGGCAACCAATATAAAAATTATCCGCCGGTCCATATTCATGAATTTTTCAAGCATTGGCTAATCTCCTCCCCCTAAGTAAGAGCGTTCAATTCCCAAAATAATCCGAATGGATTGCGAGATAACGCCGAGGCTTACACCGAGGATAATACCGCGCCGTGATGCGAGGTTGGGAATATCCAAAATCCATTGGCGTGCTTTTGTGGCACCGTCTTCCCAAGGCAGCCATGACAAAACCGTGTTCCAGACGAGGTCGCCTACCGGCACATTTCCTATCATCACAACCATTGCAGTAACGAGGAGCAAGGTCGCTTCAAAGGTTCGGGCTCGGAATGCGCGATATGCCGCTGAGGCAATAAAGAAAGCAAGTAAGGAGAACATCGTGGCATCCATTGGAACTTGCACATTGTTGTATAACCACTCAAATACAGTGTTTTGCGGTCCGAAGGGAACACCTATCAACACCATAACTGCCATGCCCACGAAAACAACAAAACTGTATTGCCAACGTTCCGTGCGCCGGCGAACCTGCGCAATGTGGGTTTCAATGAGGGTCGCGACCGCTAAAATCAACGCAAAGGGCGTTATTATAAGCCCCCAGTCGATAACCTCTTCATAAAGTTTTTGAGAGACTGAATGTGGGCTAAACTGCGTGAAGATGAGTGCTATACCAAAAAGAAAACAGAGGGCTAAGGGTACCTGTCGTTTCATAAAGCCTCCTAACGTACTCTCTGTAAGAACGATGTAATCCAATTGACACCGGATAATTCCAATATCACCCCAAGCACAATTGCTGCAAAGATAACGACCTTCCCCCAATCTTGCCCTCTGAGACTCCCTAAGAACATAGGATCTTTGGATAGATAAGCTGTTGCAGCGTAGAGTTCTTCACCAATTAAGGTATAATCACACGCTGCGATGAAGAACGGGAGCTGATGTTCAGAATCTGTCCCTGCGATCTGTATTGCGCCGATAGAATTCCCGGTTTCAGCCATGAGGAGCGATTCAGCATAAAACTGACCTTGCAAAAAAACTGCCGCGGGTTTCTCGCGAACCATCATACCGTCTACACCAGCAGCATAAGCGAACTGACTATCGGTAAGAAAGAAAATATTTTCTTCATTGTAAGCATCCGGGCGCCCTTCGTCAAGGTAAGACGTTCTCACCATCTCACGCACGACATTCAGCACAATCGCGTCATTACACGGCACCCGTAGCGGTGTTTCATAGTCGGCTGTCCTCCGCGCAATTTGCCCTAAGATTGTCATACTGGCAATAGTCGCGACATTATCTACACCGCCTAATCCGAGGACATAGAGAATGGAACGTCCCATCTCTGTCGCTCTACCGATGGCTTCATCTACTGCCTCAAGTCCAGGAATGCGACGGACAAATACCTCTTTACCGCTCCTTGCATCATAGATATTCCAAAGAATCGCTGCTGAGAAAAGAAGCATAGCGACAAGTAGCGGGACTTTGCCGGTATGAAACCATTCCCCGGTTCCTTTAGCGGGCGCGGTTTCCTCAGAATCCACTGTTGCCTCAGCGTCACTCACGGCACGCACGATGTAGGCGTAAGCGTTTCCTTTTTCGATGGTGGCATCAACATAGGAGGTTGTTCCAGCAGGCAGGAGTTCGCCAATTTCTTCAAGCCCCCCCCCCGCAATCCGACGTAGAATTTGATACCCGCTGATACCGCTACCCTCTGGTGCGGCATCCCAGCTAATCGTGACGCTGCTGCCGTCGTCGTTGGGTGTGTCAACCGCCGTGACGTTTGACGGTGGCGAAAGTCCTTGGCTGAATGCAAGGCTAACGCATAAAACCAAGCAGATAATTTTAGCACAGCTTGCAAACCAAAACTTGCTGGACTCTGTGCATTGAATTATTTCTTTCATAAATGTTATATTCCTCAATAGTTGTCGGTTATCGGTGACAAGAGGAAACCTTTCTTAAACCAAAACCTCTTCACTGAAAACTGATAACTGAAAGGGTTGCGTAGCAACCCGCACTGATAACCCTATTAAAAACATTGCGAAATAGCTTGTAAAACGTGCTGATCATCAACATCGTCGCGGATAACGACTTCTCCGATACGTGTCGGCAGGATAAGGCGGAGTTTACCGCTCAACGTCTTTTTGTCTAAGTACATTGCATCACATAACGCCTCTGGGATGAGATCGTTTGGAAAAACGATCGGCAATTTCGCACGCTTTAAGAGGGTGCGTTGCCGTTGAAAATCGGTCTCAGCGAACATACCCAAATTGACAGCCAATTGCGCAGCACAATTCAGACCGATAGAAACCGCTTCCCCGTGTCGATACCTGTTGTAATGCGTCAGTGCCTCCAAGGCGTGTCCAAAGGTGTGTCCATAGTTCAGCACCATCCGCAGTCGGCTTTCTTTTTCATCTTTCGCGACAATTTCTGCCTTGTTGACACACGCCTGTGAGATAACCTCAATCAGTGTTGTGTCGTCTAAATTTAAGAGTGCCTCCAGATTTCTTTCAACCCTTTCAAACAGCGGTTCATCGCGGATAACACCCATTTTGATAACTTCGATAAGTCCTGCTCGGATGTCGCGCTGCGGCAAAGTCTTGAGTGTGTCTACATCAATGACCACCAACTTCGGTTGATGAAACGCACCGATGAGGTTTTTCCCTTTTGGGTGATTAATCGCTGTCTTACCACCGACGCTTGCATCGACTTGTGCTTGGAGCGTTGTAGGAATCTGAACGTAAGGAATACCACGCATATACACGGCTGCAGCGAATCCAGCCACATCGCCGATGACTCCCCCACCGAGAGCAATAATCAGGGAACCCCGATCGAGTTGGTGTTCCACCAAACTATCCTGTATCCGGGAGAACTGCGCCAACGATTTGCTCTCCTCGCCACCGGGAACTTCAATCGTGCGGACATCAAATCCGGTATTTTCAAGGCTCTTTAGAACGACAGGCAGATAGCACGTTTTGACATAAGTATCCGAAACGATGAGAACCTTATTAGATTTCATAACCGGTGTGAGCAGTTCTCCGACACTGTTGAGAAGTCCTGTCCCAACAACGATCGGATACCTGTTATCTCCGAGTTCCACGTGTAAGGTTTTCGTCATTTTAGTTTCCTAACGCTCTTTGTGAACACCCGTTTGATGTGAGTGATAATTTCACCGAAGGAGCGTCCCGTCGTGCTTATGGTATGATCGGCTTCCGCATAGTAGGGCTGTCGTTCCGTTAACATCGACTGGATCTGCGCGAGTGGATCAGAGGTTTGGAGTAATGGGCGGTGTGTCTGGTGTCCGACCCGTCTGTAAATTTCTTTCGCCGTTGCTGTTAGGCAGAAGACAATGCCATTTCGCTTTAACGCTATCATATTGGCTTCTTTCAGGACGACACCGCCACCGGTGGAAATAACGTGGTTGTGCAGTTCCGATACCTTACGCACGGCTTTGCTCTCAAGCTCCCGAAAAGCAGGTTCTCCGTCGTCCGAGAAGATGTCGCTGATGCGTCTGCCACTGTCCCGTTCAACAACATCATCTGTATCCACATATCGCATCCGAAGTTGTGAGGAAAGCCGTCTTCCGATAGAAGTTTTTCCTGTGCCCATAAAACCGACAAGCACAATATTGGGTTTTCTTTTCATAGGTCGCTGCACCGGATTCCCACCTTTTAATAGCCATTATAGCACCTTTAAAAAATATTGCAAAGGTTTTGCAACAATTTTTGAGGTATGGTATAATTAGTTTTCAGTTTTCAGTTAAGAGGTTTTTGTTAAACCGAAGCGCGCAGCCCGTAAGCGTAGCGGAGGGCGGATATACGCACAAACAATGTATTTACCAAAACGACCGAACCGAACCGCAAGGTATCATTAAAAAATTAAAAAATGGCACGACAGCTCAGAATGGTGCGTCCCAATTTAGAAGATTTACCTGAACTGCAACTCCCGTCAGGCTACGGCATGCGAACCTATCGTAAGGGAGATGAGCTGCATTGGGCACATATCATTAGCGACTCGTTTGGGGGCAGGAAACGCACTGCCCAAGATACGCGGAACGAGATTACCGACAGAGATGTATTCATTCCTGAGGGACTCTATTTCGCAACACATCAGGATATCCCTGTTGGCACTGCCTGTGCGTGGCGGGAATCTGTAGATGAAAAGGATGTCGGCTATGTCCACATGGTCGGCGTTGTCGCCGAACACACCGGACACAAGCTCGGAAAATGGGTCTCGCTCGCTGTTCTTATCTACTTTCGCGACAACGGATTCAAATGCTCAATGCTGGATACCGATGATTTCCGTATCCCCGCCGTCAAAACCTATCTCAATTTAGGATTCATCCCTGTTTACGTTGAAGAGGGACAGATAGAACGATGGCAGAAGATTTTTGAGAAATTGGGACTGCCCGCTATGTCAGCGCAAATCGAGAATGTTAGAGAAATGCTCCCTGAGGAGCTGTGGGTGAAAGTTTCACGTTAGAAATAGCATGGAAGATCAACTCAAAATGGCTCGGCACAGTTTGGAAAATCTACCGGTACTCCAGTGTCCTGATGGGTATCATATCCGTACCTATCAGCAGGGAGATGAGATACATTGGGCAAGAATAATGGACAGCGCCTTCGTAGACCAAGAAAGAACCGCTCAAGATACCCACACTGACGTTATTAGCCAACCCAATTTCGATCCAGACGGCTTCTGTTTCGTCATTCACAAAGATATTCCTATCGGCACGGCGTGTGCGTGGAAGGAATCCCTTCATGGCAAACCGATTGGCTACATTGATATGCTCGCCGTGCTTCCCGAACACACTGGACATAAACTCGGCAAATGGTTAACAGTGTTTCTCCTACACTATTTCAAAGCGCAGCACGTAACATCTGTAATGTTAGATACAGACGATTTCCGACTTCCCGCAATCAAAAATTATCTCAACCTGGGGTTTGTTCCTGTTTATGTAGGTGAAAATCACCTGTCACGTTGGCGCAGTATCTTTGAAAAACTGGACATTTTTTAATTTTTCCTTTCCTAAAAATGAGAGTACCCCTCGCGGTGAGAAACCATTTCCGTTTGCCGAGTCGTTTTGTTATATCTGCGATTCTCATCAGCGGCTTCGGTTTCCGAGTTATCGGGATAAACATCGGCTTACCTGATTCTCCCGACCCCCGTGAAGTGCTAATCGCCCGAGATGTGCTGAACCTCATCCACTTCACGGCACCCCCTGAAATCTACAACTGGCCCGGGACAGCATGGTTTTACGTTATTGCTGGGATAGGCAAATTACTGTCGCTTGCGGGTTTGCAGCTAACGGAAGCCCGTGTCATCCTACTGGCACGCTGCATCAACGTTCTGTTGTCTATAGCGACACTTTGGTTCACCTATCGTATCGGCATTCACTGCTACAGTAAACGTATAGGTCAGATTGCAGCGGGATTGCTCGCTATTGCGATGTTACACGCTACGAATGAATCGCGTTTTGCACTCGTTGACATCCCCGCGACCTTCTGTGTAACGTTGTTTCTCTATCACGTGGCGCGCGTGCGGTCTTCCTCAGACGCGCCCACGTTTCAAACAGCGGTATGGCTCGGCGTTATCGCAGGCGTTGGTTTCGCAGTCAAATTTACAACCGTCTTTGTAGGTCTCTCCTTGCTGGTCTTCCCAATAAGTGCGGGCTTTTATAAAAAGTTTTCAACAATTATCGGTGTTTCCGTATTAACCTTTACGCTCCTCTGCCCTTATTGGCTCATCGATCTGATTTCACCGGAGTGGAACCTCTTCTTTGAGGACTTTTGGTATGAAGCCACGCATTATCACCGCGGGCACTTCGGTCTCATCGCTGCAGCGGAATCTGGATTGCTACATCGGTTTACCCATCTATGGATGCTCCTGAAATGGGGCATGGGTTTACCGCTTGCGCTCCTTGTCAGTTTAGGGATTTTGTGGGCGCTCGTGCGGCTTAAAAGAGCCGTTGGTGGGTTTCCTATATCAGAAGTCCTCCTGCTAACTTTCGTTATTCCGTATCTACTATTTATCGGGATACATAAGGTTAAATTCGCCCGCCACCTCCTAATACTCTATCCGGCACTCACTGTGCTGGCAGCTGCAGCATTCACACGTATTCCGAGCATCGTGGCAACGCTGTTAGCGCGGGGATGTCGGCGCGAGACCGTGAATCGTCTACGTTCCATTGAAGGGTTTAATACATTTGGGAAATGGTTTGGGACAGTCTTGGGTGGTGTTGTGGCACTTTACTCACTGGTTTATACGCTTTCGTTTGCCTCTATCCTACTGTCTCAACCGACGAAGATCGCAGCATCCGACTGGATAGCCGCGCACATTCCACCAGAGGAATCTGTTGCTGTCGCGCCAGAGATCCTATTCGACTGGCTTCTCCCTGACGTAGACTTTATCGTGACAGATGAAAAGGTGAAATGGGTGCTTATTGTTGTGCCAGATCTTGAAGTGTTCCAAAAATACCAAGCGTCGCCCGACCGCTATCAAGATAAGGATTGGTATCCTCTCAGCGAGATTGAATTCGAGGAGACCCTTGCGTTTTACACGCGGGTCTTAGGAGACGGAAGTCCATATCAACTCTCCAAAACATTCAGATGCCCACCAAAGTTCTTAGGTATCCCCATAATATCCGATAGCGGTGCCCTGTTTCCAATGCGCGCCCTTGCCCATCCAGAACTCCGCGTCTATCGCCGTCTCGATGCAACGGTGCCGTAAGAAATGGGATGTCGCGCGATGGCTTACATGATTGGGGGCTTGAAATAATTCTTTTGGATAGGCACGAGCGTTGACAGGATTTGATGAAGTACATCCGCCGCAGTCGTATCGGCATCAATGATGCGAACGAGGTCTTGAGGATAGTAATCAATCAAGGGTTCGGTTTCTCGTTTGTAAACATCCCAGCGATAGCGAACTACGATTTCTTCAGAATCGTCGATTCGATTTTCTTTGAGTGCGCGCCCGCGGATGCGTCTAAACATCACTTCCCGGTCCTCACAGACCATGTAGATGACCTTAAAAAGTTTAATATAAGGTGCTATGAGACTTGCTTGTGCAATGTTGCGTGGGATGCCATCAAGAATCAACAGATCGCTTTCTGGCGCGTAGACCTGCTCGCGGACTTTTGCCGCCATATAGTCTTGCCAGATTTTGATTGTGATGTGATCTGGGACTAATTTACCGATGCCTGCGTATTGTTGGAAAATCTGTCCGCATTTGGAATTGATATCAAGTTCGCGGAACATATCCCCACTGGAGACGTGGAAAATGCCGGGGATTCCTGCCAGCAATTTCCCTTGTGTTCCCTTACCAACACCAGGGGGACCCACAAGTATCACTGCTTGATAACACAGTCCATCCACCTCGTGTAGAGGGTTCTTATCCGTTGTCATGTCTGTTTTTGTCCTCTGCCGCCTTTCTTCCTCTTCGTTGAGTTAACGAGCCTCACAAAAGCGTTCACACGCGCCCCTATCATACACACTCTGCTCCA from Candidatus Poribacteria bacterium includes the following:
- a CDS encoding shikimate kinase; translated protein: MKRKPNIVLVGFMGTGKTSIGRRLSSQLRMRYVDTDDVVERDSGRRISDIFSDDGEPAFRELESKAVRKVSELHNHVISTGGGVVLKEANMIALKRNGIVFCLTATAKEIYRRVGHQTHRPLLQTSDPLAQIQSMLTERQPYYAEADHTISTTGRSFGEIITHIKRVFTKSVRKLK
- a CDS encoding fibronectin type III domain-containing protein, encoding MKEIIQCTESSKFWFASCAKIICLVLCVSLAFSQGLSPPSNVTAVDTPNDDGSSVTISWDAAPEGSGISGYQILRRIAGGGLEEIGELLPAGTTSYVDATIEKGNAYAYIVRAVSDAEATVDSEETAPAKGTGEWFHTGKVPLLVAMLLFSAAILWNIYDARSGKEVFVRRIPGLEAVDEAIGRATEMGRSILYVLGLGGVDNVATIASMTILGQIARRTADYETPLRVPCNDAIVLNVVREMVRTSYLDEGRPDAYNEENIFFLTDSQFAYAAGVDGMMVREKPAAVFLQGQFYAESLLMAETGNSIGAIQIAGTDSEHQLPFFIAACDYTLIGEELYAATAYLSKDPMFLGSLRGQDWGKVVIFAAIVLGVILELSGVNWITSFLQRVR
- a CDS encoding GNAT family N-acetyltransferase, yielding MARQLRMVRPNLEDLPELQLPSGYGMRTYRKGDELHWAHIISDSFGGRKRTAQDTRNEITDRDVFIPEGLYFATHQDIPVGTACAWRESVDEKDVGYVHMVGVVAEHTGHKLGKWVSLAVLIYFRDNGFKCSMLDTDDFRIPAVKTYLNLGFIPVYVEEGQIERWQKIFEKLGLPAMSAQIENVREMLPEELWVKVSR
- a CDS encoding 3-dehydroquinate synthase, producing MTKTLHVELGDNRYPIVVGTGLLNSVGELLTPVMKSNKVLIVSDTYVKTCYLPVVLKSLENTGFDVRTIEVPGGEESKSLAQFSRIQDSLVEHQLDRGSLIIALGGGVIGDVAGFAAAVYMRGIPYVQIPTTLQAQVDASVGGKTAINHPKGKNLIGAFHQPKLVVIDVDTLKTLPQRDIRAGLIEVIKMGVIRDEPLFERVERNLEALLNLDDTTLIEVISQACVNKAEIVAKDEKESRLRMVLNYGHTFGHALEALTHYNRYRHGEAVSIGLNCAAQLAVNLGMFAETDFQRQRTLLKRAKLPIVFPNDLIPEALCDAMYLDKKTLSGKLRLILPTRIGEVVIRDDVDDQHVLQAISQCF
- a CDS encoding nucleoside monophosphate kinase encodes the protein MTTDKNPLHEVDGLCYQAVILVGPPGVGKGTQGKLLAGIPGIFHVSSGDMFRELDINSKCGQIFQQYAGIGKLVPDHITIKIWQDYMAAKVREQVYAPESDLLILDGIPRNIAQASLIAPYIKLFKVIYMVCEDREVMFRRIRGRALKENRIDDSEEIVVRYRWDVYKRETEPLIDYYPQDLVRIIDADTTAADVLHQILSTLVPIQKNYFKPPIM
- a CDS encoding GNAT family N-acetyltransferase, whose amino-acid sequence is MEDQLKMARHSLENLPVLQCPDGYHIRTYQQGDEIHWARIMDSAFVDQERTAQDTHTDVISQPNFDPDGFCFVIHKDIPIGTACAWKESLHGKPIGYIDMLAVLPEHTGHKLGKWLTVFLLHYFKAQHVTSVMLDTDDFRLPAIKNYLNLGFVPVYVGENHLSRWRSIFEKLDIF